The Lancefieldella sp. Marseille-Q7238 genomic interval TCCGACTATGCGGTGGAGGCGCATAAAACTCACAATTTCCATTGGTATGTGAAGGGTCCGACGTTTTTCCAAGTGCACACTCTTCTCGATGATGTGTACGGCGCGATGTATGATCAGATTGATGAGGTAGCTGAGCTCATTCTTATGAATGATGGTACGCCGCTTGCCTCTATGGCGGAATACATTAAGAATTCTCATCTTGAAGAAGCTGCAGATGGCTATAAGGATCCTGCTGAAATTTTCTCTGCCATTCTCGCCGATTATGAGAAGATTCGCAGCTTTGCCGCGGAGATTAAGAAAGATGCGGATGCAGAGGATAACTATCTAGTTTCTGCTGCAATGGATG includes:
- a CDS encoding DNA starvation/stationary phase protection protein, whose amino-acid sequence is MINEKLNQLLSDYAVEAHKTHNFHWYVKGPTFFQVHTLLDDVYGAMYDQIDEVAELILMNDGTPLASMAEYIKNSHLEEAADGYKDPAEIFSAILADYEKIRSFAAEIKKDADAEDNYLVSAAMDEHIAALSKTIWMIKQSQK